A genomic segment from Candidatus Latescibacter sp. encodes:
- the rdgB gene encoding RdgB/HAM1 family non-canonical purine NTP pyrophosphatase, giving the protein MNRKLVIATLNQGKLVEFEALLEGSGIQILSLADFPGMPPIEEDGASFLDNALIKARETCAFTGFAALADDSGLEVDALSGLPGIHSARFAPTTAERNAKLLKMLEDAPDVRRIARFVCALALVRPDSFEWTARGICEGMIAREPSGSGGFGYDPLFYYPPLGMTFAEIPLKEKNRISHRGRALHAFKRAVLENKILL; this is encoded by the coding sequence ATGAACAGGAAGCTGGTTATCGCCACCCTCAATCAGGGGAAACTGGTCGAATTCGAAGCTCTCCTCGAAGGTAGCGGCATTCAGATCCTTTCCCTGGCGGATTTCCCCGGCATGCCGCCCATCGAAGAAGACGGCGCCTCATTCCTTGATAACGCGCTGATCAAGGCACGGGAGACCTGCGCCTTCACCGGATTTGCCGCCCTGGCCGACGACAGCGGCCTTGAGGTTGATGCGCTCTCCGGTCTCCCGGGAATCCACTCAGCCCGCTTTGCCCCGACCACCGCCGAGCGTAATGCCAAGCTTTTGAAGATGCTTGAAGATGCGCCGGACGTCCGGCGCATCGCCCGGTTTGTCTGTGCGCTTGCGCTGGTACGTCCCGACAGTTTCGAGTGGACCGCACGGGGAATCTGTGAAGGTATGATCGCACGTGAACCATCCGGTTCGGGCGGTTTCGGCTACGACCCCCTCTTCTATTATCCTCCGCTCGGCATGACATTCGCCGAAATCCCGCTCAAAGAAAAAAACCGTATCAGCCACCGTGGGCGAGCGCTTCACGCGTTTAAAAGAGCGGTTCTGGAAAACAAGATACTTCTTTGA